One genomic region from Athalia rosae chromosome 3, iyAthRosa1.1, whole genome shotgun sequence encodes:
- the LOC105687681 gene encoding uncharacterized protein LOC105687681 isoform X2, with translation MKRIHDIFSMVQAITVLTILKMLTNAQTTCNGGSGRVVYERLPDQQLQGFDDDVVRDSAPPFRVLEKCQELCLRDRTATNNLVRACTSFDFQPGSRIASFSGAAEYEESTCYLTREQALPEGIGNLMLVPNSVHFTEVCLTSNRIERECPNRRYVFERHPRKKLKLPMTDLKEVSASNRTDCEDRCLNEFSFVCRSATYDAALRSCSLSRFTRRTHPELLEDDPNCDYLENTCLNAERRCDGLAVFVKEENKRLRGPFEVDIYTNLTLDECQALCLRADKYFCRSVEFDEQTRQCVISEEDSVSQKDDIGISSSPSYHFYDLVCLDNRRSIIARGSEYPDNSVTSHLFADGRRPDTAFQRYRNSRLSGEFHSEITGRSLSECLDECLRQTSFQCRSAVYSEHFHTCRLSRFNQRDGHRIIYDADYDYYENLMHQYMDGDRDGPGVYRPDTQGQDTNQGRPSLGRPGYPDDNKGDRYPERYPSGYDNRYPDDRYPVGGNRLPIPGDRYPDDRYPGGNRLPIPDDRYPVGGNRIPIPDDRYLIGGNRIPIPDDRYPVGGNRIPIPGDRYPDDRYPTSGSRYPSPGRYPIDRYPTGPGDRYPPSAPGRYPTGGDGIDDRYPVGYGGNRYPGEPADRYPIGPERYPIGGYPYPTTLERYPEDSMDRFPIGPGSNRVPLDRYPISDRYPDHRDRYPGGISANGIYPSGFDDDIRGTKGYGGRPQYGGISGISGSGLGARPHGPSRPVGGYDSSYSDNGIMGGGYVGEGGVHQTRPFGSGGGGPIIGRPPLISRCEDQDNFRQVGQRTRVRKPFVRRYTTASSLATCERECADARDFVCRSFNFRPYAAPYGAERDNCELSDRDSRDMEMGDPVYYDRSSDYDFYERNNGRQGADDECLDVSQVCSEEGMEFTLRTPEGFIGRIYTYGYYDRCFFRGNGGTVNVLRISGAQGYPECGTQRYGDTMTNIVVVQFSDYVQTGRDKRFNLTCLFRGPGEAVVTSGYIGAGAGSPIPIEYLPAENTLSSRVRLMILYQGRPTTTIAVGDPLTFRLEAQDGYNYVTDIFATNVIARDPYSGRSVQLIDRYGCPVDNYVFPGLDRLREDSLEARFNAFKIPESNFLVFEATVRTCRDGCQPAYCSGGAGRSEPSFGRRRRDVGNETLSDEEDESDFNATTTTTSTSTTPNNTRVDEDEENEEEHVREMIEVFDSRMDMVEENIVEKQTRVLESVCITPNEYYGLVVAVVALVVLLVSVVLLSMLIYRKYAYSIIVKNRNADKSSHRSSNPEDAYSTRAQNNFSFLRSGLQKPFQSSSISRSLSHVINQRFTNSGGMEGAVGLAGSRRGGFDPSEPIYTDPSLFESAHCSTANEPKSARNENFHLM, from the exons atgaaaagaattcatGACATATTCAGTATGGTTCAAGCTATCACGGTCCTCACCATTCTAAAGATGCTCACCAACG CTCAAACAACCTGCAACGGTGGCTCGGGAAGAGTTGTCTACGAAAGATTACCCGATCAGCAACTCCAAGggttcgacgacgacgta GTGAGAGATTCAGCGCCGCCGTTCAGGGTGTTAGAAAAATGCCAGGAACTTTGCCTACGCGATAGAACGGCAACGAATAATTTAGTGAGGGCTTGCACGAGCTTTGACTTCCAGCCAGGGAGCAGAATCGCCTCTTTCAGCGGAGCCGCGGAGTACGAGGAAAGCACCTGTTACCTGACGAGAGAACAGGCGTTACCGGAAGGAATCGGTAACTTGATGCTGGTGCCGAACAGCGTTCACTTCACCGAGGTTTGCCTCACAT CGAACCGTATAGAAAGAGAGTGTCCGAACCGGCGTTACGTCTTCGAAAGACACCccagaaaaaagttgaagttACCGATGACCGACTTGAAGGAGGTCAGCGCGTCGAATAGAACGGATTGCGAGGACAG GTGTTTGAACGAATTCAGTTTCGTCTGTCGATCGGCGACGTACGACGCGGCTTTACGGAGTTGTTCCTTGAGTCGTTTCACGCGTCGAACGCACCCGGAATTATTAGAGGACGATCCGAACTGCGACTACCTCGAGAACACGTGTCTGAACG CCGAGCGACGGTGTGACGGTCTCGCCGTTTTCGTCAAGGAAGAGAACAAGCGACTCCGCGGTCCCTTCGAGGTCGACATCTACACGAATCTAACACTCGACGAGTGCCAAGCCCTTTGTCTGAGGGCGGACAAATACTTTTGTCGTAGCGTCGAATTCGACGAGCAAACCAGACAGTGCGTCATCTCGGAAGAAGATTCGGTATCGCAAAAAGACGACATCGGCATCAGCAGCAGCCCCAGCTATCACTTTTACGACCTCGTGTGTTTGGACAATC GTCGGTCAATTATAGCGAGGGGTTCGGAATACCCGGACAACAGCGTGACATCCCACCTATTCGCCGACGGTCGTCGACCCGACACGGCCTTCCAACGTTACCGGAACTCGCGTTTGAGCGGTGAATTTCATTCGGAAATAACCGGTAGAAGTTTGAGCGAGTGCCTCGACGAATGCCTGAGGCAAACGAGCTTCCAATGCCGGAGCGCCGTCTATTCCGAACATTTTCACACATGCCGTTTGAGCAGATTCAACCAACGCGATGGGCACAGGATAATATACGACGCGGACTACGACTACTACGAAAATCTGATGC ATCAGTATATGGACGGCGATCGTGACGGCCCAGGGGTTTACAGGCCAGACACTCAAGGCCAGGACACGAACCAGGGAAGACCATCCCTCGGGAGACCCG GGTATCCCGATGATAACAAAGGGGATAGATACCCTGAGCGATATCCCTCGGGATACGACAACAGATATCCCGACGACAGATATCCTGTAGGTGGCAACCGACTTCCGATTCCCGGTGACAGGTATCCCGACGATAGATACCCCGGAGGCAACCGTCTCCCCATTCCGGACGATAGATATCCCGTAGGAGGTAACCGTATCCCAATTCCCGACGACAGATACCTAATAGGAGGTAACCGTATCCCGATTCCCGACGACAGATATCCCGTAGGAGGTAACCGTATCCCTATTCCCGGCGACAGGTATCCCGACGACAGGTATCCTACGAGTGGTAGTCGGTATCCTAGCCCGGGGAGGTATCCCATTGACAGATATCCAACTGGGCCCGGCGATCGATATCCGCCCAGTGCTCCGGGTCGCTATCCTACCGGAGGAGATGGCATAGACGACAGATACCCCGTGGGATATGGAGGAAACCGATACCCTGGCGAACCCGCCGATCGATATCCAATTGGACCTGAACGCTACCCCATCGGAGGATATCCTTATCCAACTACTCTTGAACGTTATCCCGAAGATTCGATGGACAGGTTCCCTATCGGACCTGGGAGCAACAGGGTACCGCTGGATCGATATCCGATCAGCGATCGATATCCCGATCACAGGGATCG CTACCCCGGAGGAATCAGCGCGAACGGAATTTATCCCAGTGGTTTCGACGACGATATTCGCGGAACCAAAGGATACGGTGGTCGTCCTCAGTACGGTGGGATTTCTGGGATAAGCGGCAGCGGATTGGGAGCTCGTCCTCACGGTCCTTCTCGCCCAGTCGGTGGATACGACAGTAGCTACAGCGACAACGGAATAATGGGGGGTGGCTACGTTGGGGAAGGTGGAGTCCATCAAACCCGACCATTTGGATCCGGAGGTGGCGGACCGATAATCGGCAGACCACCTCTGATATCGCGATGCGAAGACCAGGATAACTTCCGACAAGTCGGCCAGCGAACCAGAGTCCGTAAACCGTTCGTCAGGAGGTACACGACCGCCTCATCCTTGGCTACCTGCGAAAGGGAATGCGCCGATGCCAGGGATTTCGTATGCAGATCCTTCAACTTCAGACCGTACGCTGCACCCTACGGAGCTGAACGAGACAACTGCGAATTGAGCGACAGAGATTCGAGAGACATGGAGATGGGGGACCCCGTCTACTACGACAGAAGTTCTGACTACGATTTTTATGAAAGAAACAACGGGAGGCAGGGCGCGGACGACGAGTGTCTCGACG TGAGCCAAGTCTGCAGCGAAGAGGGTATGGAGTTCACTCTGAGAACACCGGAAGGCTTTATCGGGCGAATTTACACCTACGGTTACTATGATCGTTGCTTTTTCCGCGGAAATGGCGGTACGGTGAACGTTTTGAGAATCAGCGGTGCTCAGGGATACCCGGAGTGCGGAACGCAGAGG TACGGTGACACCATGACGAACATCGTTGTAGTCCAGTTCTCGGACTACGTCCAAACTGGAAGAGACAAACGTTTCAATCTCACCTGTCTGTTCCGGGGACCCGGGGAGGCGGTCGTCACCTCCGGCTACATCGGTGCCGG TGCGGGGTCCCCGATACCGATAGAGTATCTTCCAGCGGAAAACACATTGAGTTCGAGAGTCCGTCTGATGATATTGTACCAGGGAAGACCTACGACGACCATCGCCGTTGGTGATCCACTGACCTTCAGACTCGAAGCTCAAGATGG GTACAATTACGTCACGGATATTTTCGCCACAAACGTCATAGCGAGAGATCCTTACTCCGGAAGAAGCGTTCAACTCATCGACAGATACGG GTGTCCAGTTGACAACTACGTCTTCCCTGGGCTGGACAGACTTCGAGAGGACAGTCTGGAGGCTCGTTTCAACGCTTTCAAAATCCCAGAGTCAAATTTCTTGGTGTTCGAAGCAACGGTTCGGACTTGCAGAGACGGTTGTCAGCCCGCTTACTGTTCCGGAGGAGCTGGGCGAAGCGAACCTTCGTTCGGTAGGAGGAGAAGAGACGTGGGTAATGAGACCTTGTCGGATGAGGAAGATGAATCCGATTTCAACGCCACCACAACTACCACGTCCACCTCTACCACTCCCAACAACACTCGGGTGGACGAAGACGaggaaaatgaagaggaacATGTCAGGGAGATGATCGAG GTTTTCGACTCTCGGATGGACATGGTGGAGGAAAATATTGTCGAAAAACAAACCAGGGTACTGGAATCCGTATGCATAACACCGAACGAGTATTACGGTCTCGTAGTAGCTGTTGTGGCGCTCGTCGTCCTTCTAGTTTCTGTCGTCCTACTCTCGATGCTCATTTACAG GAAATACGCCTATTCGATAATAGTGAAGAATAGAAACGCTGACAAATCTTCGCATCGCAGCAGCAATCCCGAAGACGCGTACAGCACAAGAGcgcagaataatttttcatttctcagaTCCGGACTTCAAAAGCCCTTCCAGTCGTC gtcGATTTCCAGGTCTCTGAGTCACGTAATTAATCAGAGGTTCACGAATTCCGGAGGCATGGAAGGTGCTGTAGGATTGGCCGGTTCGAGACGCGGCGGATTCGATCCGAGCGAACCGATATACACCGATCCTTCGCTTTTCGAAAGCGCGCACTGCAGTACGGCGAACGAACCGAAATCGgcaaggaatgaaaattttcatctcatgtAA
- the LOC105687681 gene encoding uncharacterized protein LOC105687681 isoform X3, translating to MKRIHDIFSMVQAITVLTILKMLTNAQTTCNGGSGRVVYERLPDQQLQGFDDDVVRDSAPPFRVLEKCQELCLRDRTATNNLVRACTSFDFQPGSRIASFSGAAEYEESTCYLTREQALPEGIGNLMLVPNSVHFTEVCLTSNRIERECPNRRYVFERHPRKKLKLPMTDLKEVSASNRTDCEDRCLNEFSFVCRSATYDAALRSCSLSRFTRRTHPELLEDDPNCDYLENTCLNAERRCDGLAVFVKEENKRLRGPFEVDIYTNLTLDECQALCLRADKYFCRSVEFDEQTRQCVISEEDSVSQKDDIGISSSPSYHFYDLVCLDNPRGSEYPDNSVTSHLFADGRRPDTAFQRYRNSRLSGEFHSEITGRSLSECLDECLRQTSFQCRSAVYSEHFHTCRLSRFNQRDGHRIIYDADYDYYENLMHQYMDGDRDGPGVYRPDTQGQDTNQGRPSLGRPGYPDDNKGDRYPERYPSGYDNRYPDDRYPVGGNRLPIPGDRYPDDRYPGGNRLPIPDDRYPVGGNRIPIPDDRYLIGGNRIPIPDDRYPVGGNRIPIPGDRYPDDRYPTSGSRYPSPGRYPIDRYPTGPGDRYPPSAPGRYPTGGDGIDDRYPVGYGGNRYPGEPADRYPIGPERYPIGGYPYPTTLERYPEDSMDRFPIGPGSNRVPLDRYPISDRYPDHRDRYPGGISANGIYPSGFDDDIRGTKGYGGRPQYGGISGISGSGLGARPHGPSRPVGGYDSSYSDNGIMGGGYVGEGGVHQTRPFGSGGGGPIIGRPPLISRCEDQDNFRQVGQRTRVRKPFVRRYTTASSLATCERECADARDFVCRSFNFRPYAAPYGAERDNCELSDRDSRDMEMGDPVYYDRSSDYDFYERNNGRQGADDECLDVSQVCSEEGMEFTLRTPEGFIGRIYTYGYYDRCFFRGNGGTVNVLRISGAQGYPECGTQRYGDTMTNIVVVQFSDYVQTGRDKRFNLTCLFRGPGEAVVTSGYIGAGSSRSAGSPIPIEYLPAENTLSSRVRLMILYQGRPTTTIAVGDPLTFRLEAQDGYNYVTDIFATNVIARDPYSGRSVQLIDRYGCPVDNYVFPGLDRLREDSLEARFNAFKIPESNFLVFEATVRTCRDGCQPAYCSGGAGRSEPSFGRRRRDVGNETLSDEEDESDFNATTTTTSTSTTPNNTRVDEDEENEEEHVREMIEVFDSRMDMVEENIVEKQTRVLESVCITPNEYYGLVVAVVALVVLLVSVVLLSMLIYRKYAYSIIVKNRNADKSSHRSSNPEDAYSTRAQNNFSFLRSGLQKPFQSSSISRSLSHVINQRFTNSGGMEGAVGLAGSRRGGFDPSEPIYTDPSLFESAHCSTANEPKSARNENFHLM from the exons atgaaaagaattcatGACATATTCAGTATGGTTCAAGCTATCACGGTCCTCACCATTCTAAAGATGCTCACCAACG CTCAAACAACCTGCAACGGTGGCTCGGGAAGAGTTGTCTACGAAAGATTACCCGATCAGCAACTCCAAGggttcgacgacgacgta GTGAGAGATTCAGCGCCGCCGTTCAGGGTGTTAGAAAAATGCCAGGAACTTTGCCTACGCGATAGAACGGCAACGAATAATTTAGTGAGGGCTTGCACGAGCTTTGACTTCCAGCCAGGGAGCAGAATCGCCTCTTTCAGCGGAGCCGCGGAGTACGAGGAAAGCACCTGTTACCTGACGAGAGAACAGGCGTTACCGGAAGGAATCGGTAACTTGATGCTGGTGCCGAACAGCGTTCACTTCACCGAGGTTTGCCTCACAT CGAACCGTATAGAAAGAGAGTGTCCGAACCGGCGTTACGTCTTCGAAAGACACCccagaaaaaagttgaagttACCGATGACCGACTTGAAGGAGGTCAGCGCGTCGAATAGAACGGATTGCGAGGACAG GTGTTTGAACGAATTCAGTTTCGTCTGTCGATCGGCGACGTACGACGCGGCTTTACGGAGTTGTTCCTTGAGTCGTTTCACGCGTCGAACGCACCCGGAATTATTAGAGGACGATCCGAACTGCGACTACCTCGAGAACACGTGTCTGAACG CCGAGCGACGGTGTGACGGTCTCGCCGTTTTCGTCAAGGAAGAGAACAAGCGACTCCGCGGTCCCTTCGAGGTCGACATCTACACGAATCTAACACTCGACGAGTGCCAAGCCCTTTGTCTGAGGGCGGACAAATACTTTTGTCGTAGCGTCGAATTCGACGAGCAAACCAGACAGTGCGTCATCTCGGAAGAAGATTCGGTATCGCAAAAAGACGACATCGGCATCAGCAGCAGCCCCAGCTATCACTTTTACGACCTCGTGTGTTTGGACAATC CGAGGGGTTCGGAATACCCGGACAACAGCGTGACATCCCACCTATTCGCCGACGGTCGTCGACCCGACACGGCCTTCCAACGTTACCGGAACTCGCGTTTGAGCGGTGAATTTCATTCGGAAATAACCGGTAGAAGTTTGAGCGAGTGCCTCGACGAATGCCTGAGGCAAACGAGCTTCCAATGCCGGAGCGCCGTCTATTCCGAACATTTTCACACATGCCGTTTGAGCAGATTCAACCAACGCGATGGGCACAGGATAATATACGACGCGGACTACGACTACTACGAAAATCTGATGC ATCAGTATATGGACGGCGATCGTGACGGCCCAGGGGTTTACAGGCCAGACACTCAAGGCCAGGACACGAACCAGGGAAGACCATCCCTCGGGAGACCCG GGTATCCCGATGATAACAAAGGGGATAGATACCCTGAGCGATATCCCTCGGGATACGACAACAGATATCCCGACGACAGATATCCTGTAGGTGGCAACCGACTTCCGATTCCCGGTGACAGGTATCCCGACGATAGATACCCCGGAGGCAACCGTCTCCCCATTCCGGACGATAGATATCCCGTAGGAGGTAACCGTATCCCAATTCCCGACGACAGATACCTAATAGGAGGTAACCGTATCCCGATTCCCGACGACAGATATCCCGTAGGAGGTAACCGTATCCCTATTCCCGGCGACAGGTATCCCGACGACAGGTATCCTACGAGTGGTAGTCGGTATCCTAGCCCGGGGAGGTATCCCATTGACAGATATCCAACTGGGCCCGGCGATCGATATCCGCCCAGTGCTCCGGGTCGCTATCCTACCGGAGGAGATGGCATAGACGACAGATACCCCGTGGGATATGGAGGAAACCGATACCCTGGCGAACCCGCCGATCGATATCCAATTGGACCTGAACGCTACCCCATCGGAGGATATCCTTATCCAACTACTCTTGAACGTTATCCCGAAGATTCGATGGACAGGTTCCCTATCGGACCTGGGAGCAACAGGGTACCGCTGGATCGATATCCGATCAGCGATCGATATCCCGATCACAGGGATCG CTACCCCGGAGGAATCAGCGCGAACGGAATTTATCCCAGTGGTTTCGACGACGATATTCGCGGAACCAAAGGATACGGTGGTCGTCCTCAGTACGGTGGGATTTCTGGGATAAGCGGCAGCGGATTGGGAGCTCGTCCTCACGGTCCTTCTCGCCCAGTCGGTGGATACGACAGTAGCTACAGCGACAACGGAATAATGGGGGGTGGCTACGTTGGGGAAGGTGGAGTCCATCAAACCCGACCATTTGGATCCGGAGGTGGCGGACCGATAATCGGCAGACCACCTCTGATATCGCGATGCGAAGACCAGGATAACTTCCGACAAGTCGGCCAGCGAACCAGAGTCCGTAAACCGTTCGTCAGGAGGTACACGACCGCCTCATCCTTGGCTACCTGCGAAAGGGAATGCGCCGATGCCAGGGATTTCGTATGCAGATCCTTCAACTTCAGACCGTACGCTGCACCCTACGGAGCTGAACGAGACAACTGCGAATTGAGCGACAGAGATTCGAGAGACATGGAGATGGGGGACCCCGTCTACTACGACAGAAGTTCTGACTACGATTTTTATGAAAGAAACAACGGGAGGCAGGGCGCGGACGACGAGTGTCTCGACG TGAGCCAAGTCTGCAGCGAAGAGGGTATGGAGTTCACTCTGAGAACACCGGAAGGCTTTATCGGGCGAATTTACACCTACGGTTACTATGATCGTTGCTTTTTCCGCGGAAATGGCGGTACGGTGAACGTTTTGAGAATCAGCGGTGCTCAGGGATACCCGGAGTGCGGAACGCAGAGG TACGGTGACACCATGACGAACATCGTTGTAGTCCAGTTCTCGGACTACGTCCAAACTGGAAGAGACAAACGTTTCAATCTCACCTGTCTGTTCCGGGGACCCGGGGAGGCGGTCGTCACCTCCGGCTACATCGGTGCCGG TTCCTCTCGCAGTGCGGGGTCCCCGATACCGATAGAGTATCTTCCAGCGGAAAACACATTGAGTTCGAGAGTCCGTCTGATGATATTGTACCAGGGAAGACCTACGACGACCATCGCCGTTGGTGATCCACTGACCTTCAGACTCGAAGCTCAAGATGG GTACAATTACGTCACGGATATTTTCGCCACAAACGTCATAGCGAGAGATCCTTACTCCGGAAGAAGCGTTCAACTCATCGACAGATACGG GTGTCCAGTTGACAACTACGTCTTCCCTGGGCTGGACAGACTTCGAGAGGACAGTCTGGAGGCTCGTTTCAACGCTTTCAAAATCCCAGAGTCAAATTTCTTGGTGTTCGAAGCAACGGTTCGGACTTGCAGAGACGGTTGTCAGCCCGCTTACTGTTCCGGAGGAGCTGGGCGAAGCGAACCTTCGTTCGGTAGGAGGAGAAGAGACGTGGGTAATGAGACCTTGTCGGATGAGGAAGATGAATCCGATTTCAACGCCACCACAACTACCACGTCCACCTCTACCACTCCCAACAACACTCGGGTGGACGAAGACGaggaaaatgaagaggaacATGTCAGGGAGATGATCGAG GTTTTCGACTCTCGGATGGACATGGTGGAGGAAAATATTGTCGAAAAACAAACCAGGGTACTGGAATCCGTATGCATAACACCGAACGAGTATTACGGTCTCGTAGTAGCTGTTGTGGCGCTCGTCGTCCTTCTAGTTTCTGTCGTCCTACTCTCGATGCTCATTTACAG GAAATACGCCTATTCGATAATAGTGAAGAATAGAAACGCTGACAAATCTTCGCATCGCAGCAGCAATCCCGAAGACGCGTACAGCACAAGAGcgcagaataatttttcatttctcagaTCCGGACTTCAAAAGCCCTTCCAGTCGTC gtcGATTTCCAGGTCTCTGAGTCACGTAATTAATCAGAGGTTCACGAATTCCGGAGGCATGGAAGGTGCTGTAGGATTGGCCGGTTCGAGACGCGGCGGATTCGATCCGAGCGAACCGATATACACCGATCCTTCGCTTTTCGAAAGCGCGCACTGCAGTACGGCGAACGAACCGAAATCGgcaaggaatgaaaattttcatctcatgtAA